A single region of the Polyodon spathula isolate WHYD16114869_AA chromosome 12, ASM1765450v1, whole genome shotgun sequence genome encodes:
- the LOC121324807 gene encoding von Willebrand factor C domain-containing protein 2-like has translation MKTMLLLHFLSPYLCVCLQVICLTCASSEYSSQNESEYDFGDYRGKWCLDDHGFVYTIGETYYPAPSACPCICTEEGPLCVKPRCPRVHPRCSRVSFRSCCPYCVEIRNVCEYGGKKYKLLEEFELSPCERCRCEANREVYCMVAECPSLLCVDPTYEPHQCCPICKNGTNCFAANTIIPAGVSVEVDDNTVCFCSHKDGTWETQHQATCVKRDSANERQLEQMEAHQLLPETEEIP, from the exons ATGAAAACGATGCTGCTGCTTCACTTTCTTTCACCGTACCTGTGCGTTTGTCTCCAAGTGATCTGCTTAACTTGTGCCAGCTCGGAGTATTCTTCTCAAAACGAGTCCGAGTACGATTTCGGGGATTACCGAGGTAAGTGGTGCCTAGATGACCACGGATTCGTGTATACTATTGGAGAGACCTATTACCCGGCCCCGAGCGCTTGCCCCTGCATTTGCACAGAAGAGGGCCCCCTGTGCGTAAAGCCGCGGTGTCCGCGGGTTCACCCGCGCTGCTCTCGGGTGAGCTTCAGGTCCTGCTGTCCCTACTGCGTGGAGATAAGGAACGTCTGTGAGTACGGAGGGAAGAAGTACAAGTTGCTTGAAGAGTTtgag CTATCGCCCTGTGAACGGTGCCGTTGTGAGGCAAACAGAGAAGTGTACTGCATGGTTGCTGAGTGCCCATCCCTCCTGTGTGTGGACCCAACATATGAGCCCCACCAGTGCTGCCCGATCTGCAAAAATG GGACGAACTGCTTCGCGGCAAACACCATTATCCCGGCGGGGGTGAGTGTGGAGGTGGATGACAACACGGTGTGCTTTTGCTCGCACAAGGACGGAACCTGGGAGACGCAACACCAGGCCACCTGCGTAAAACGCGACAGCGCAAACGAGCGCCAGCTAGAGCAGATGGAGGCCCACCAATTGCTCCCTGAGACGGAAGAGATACCGTAG